The following coding sequences are from one uncultured Desulfobacter sp. window:
- a CDS encoding D-alanyl-D-alanine carboxypeptidase, whose amino-acid sequence MKNKTQRRICQIIWGLFLIISTPLGVYAQTSGILLSDDQGKTIYAKNSDKLLIPASTLKILTSLAAIKTLSPDFRFQTWAYYDQTTCDLYLKGFGDPLFISEEISKFADQISHHLFKQVSKGLISSAVIRNIIVDQTYFASQITIPGAGSSSNPYDATNGALCANFNTIFLKWDSRNRQYISAEKQTPFPDILAQQIRPKSKKTDRVLLSYELRQKYPGILMHVFLKKSGIQITGSVRTGIFTDPGKDCIVHISSFSLADIIRKLLQYSNNFIANQLMLAMGARTYGPQATLEKGTTVLNEFAKKTLGLKNISIMEGSGLSRRNQLTPAQMRDILIAFMPWYELLRRDGNEFYKTGTLSDVRCRAGFIHGKDNRLYPFVIMLNQTNTGYDAIRRMLKKKVSQSRGDSIP is encoded by the coding sequence ATGAAAAATAAAACGCAACGCCGTATTTGCCAAATTATTTGGGGGCTTTTTTTGATCATATCCACACCTTTGGGTGTTTATGCTCAAACATCGGGGATTCTTTTATCCGATGATCAGGGTAAAACCATTTATGCAAAAAATTCGGACAAGCTGTTAATTCCTGCGTCAACCTTGAAAATACTGACAAGCCTTGCGGCAATCAAAACGTTAAGCCCTGATTTCCGTTTCCAGACCTGGGCATATTACGACCAAACGACATGTGACCTTTACCTTAAAGGCTTTGGAGATCCTCTATTTATCTCCGAGGAGATCAGCAAGTTTGCCGATCAAATTTCACACCATCTTTTCAAACAGGTATCCAAAGGACTTATTTCATCGGCTGTTATTCGAAATATAATTGTGGACCAAACATATTTTGCCTCCCAAATCACGATTCCCGGGGCCGGATCATCCAGCAATCCCTATGACGCAACAAACGGAGCGTTGTGTGCCAATTTCAACACCATATTCTTAAAATGGGACAGCCGGAACAGGCAATATATTTCTGCTGAAAAGCAAACACCATTTCCGGACATCCTGGCACAGCAAATCAGGCCTAAATCAAAAAAAACTGACAGGGTTCTGCTGTCCTATGAACTTCGCCAAAAATATCCGGGCATACTGATGCACGTTTTTCTTAAAAAATCCGGGATTCAAATTACAGGTTCAGTCCGAACTGGTATATTTACAGATCCCGGCAAAGATTGCATTGTTCACATATCCTCTTTCAGCCTGGCGGACATTATTAGAAAGCTGCTGCAGTATTCAAATAACTTTATTGCCAACCAGCTTATGCTGGCCATGGGGGCCCGCACATACGGACCTCAGGCCACCCTTGAAAAAGGAACGACCGTCCTGAATGAATTTGCAAAAAAGACGTTGGGGTTAAAAAATATTTCAATCATGGAAGGATCAGGGCTGTCCCGGCGCAACCAATTGACGCCTGCCCAGATGAGGGATATTCTTATTGCTTTTATGCCCTGGTATGAACTTTTAAGAAGAGATGGAAATGAATTTTATAAAACCGGCACACTTTCAGATGTTAGATGCCGTGCGGGTTTTATTCATGGCAAAGATAACCGGCTTTATCCATTTGTGATCATGCTGAATCAAACCAACACAGGTTATGACGCTATCAGGCGAATGCTCAAAAAAAAGGTATCACAGTCGCGTGGGGATTCAATCCCTTGA
- the folE2 gene encoding GTP cyclohydrolase FolE2, with protein MLIDMQNQPDFRNIPIDKVGIKGLKHPVIVRDKAKGSQSTVAEVNMYVDLPHQCKGTHMSRFVELLHTVNTPVSLDSLTSILEDMKSSLGAKSAHIEISFPYFIEKTSPCTQSKGLMNYNCTIVGSSNNGKKADLVLKVAVPVTSVCPCSKEISEYGAHNQRGEVLVAARFHKFIWIEEIVDLVEKAASCDIYSVLKRADEKYVTEKAYNNPKFVEDIVRDVAKALIEDANITWFSVSAENFESIHNHSAYAYIEHSRD; from the coding sequence ATGTTGATTGATATGCAGAATCAGCCCGATTTTAGAAATATCCCCATCGATAAAGTCGGCATTAAGGGGCTGAAACACCCGGTAATTGTGCGGGATAAGGCAAAGGGATCCCAGTCCACGGTGGCTGAAGTGAATATGTATGTGGATTTACCTCATCAGTGTAAAGGTACCCACATGAGCCGTTTTGTGGAATTGCTGCATACCGTCAATACACCGGTGTCTCTTGATTCGCTGACCAGCATTCTTGAAGATATGAAGTCCTCTCTAGGGGCAAAGTCTGCACACATTGAAATCTCATTCCCTTATTTTATAGAAAAAACATCTCCCTGCACCCAATCCAAGGGGCTGATGAACTATAATTGCACGATTGTCGGATCTTCCAATAACGGGAAAAAAGCGGACTTGGTATTAAAAGTGGCGGTCCCTGTTACATCAGTGTGCCCCTGCTCCAAAGAAATTTCAGAGTATGGTGCCCACAATCAGCGGGGTGAGGTGCTGGTTGCGGCCAGGTTCCATAAATTTATCTGGATCGAAGAAATTGTCGATCTGGTTGAAAAAGCGGCATCCTGCGATATCTATTCCGTGCTGAAGCGGGCAGATGAAAAGTATGTCACGGAAAAAGCATACAATAATCCCAAGTTTGTCGAAGACATTGTACGGGATGTGGCCAAGGCGCTTATCGAAGATGCAAACATCACCTGGTTTTCCGTCAGTGCCGAAAATTTTGAATCCATTCATAATCACAGCGCGTATGCGTATATCGAACATTCAAGGGATTGA
- a CDS encoding ATP-binding protein, giving the protein MGKGLTKRLMHLLGKAIHDWRMIENNDRILVGVSGGKDSLALFHLLVSLKKKAPVTFELVPAYIDPGFDNSFVKELASHINERYKGEHQGLVVEETDYGRIAHSDENKENPCFLCSRLRRKRLFELAREHGCKKLALGHNKDDLIETLFINIFYAGKIGTMKPNQSFFDGNFDIIRPLSYIEKHEINKFAQGCDLPGFVNTCPSAGYTKRQDVADMLERMYRQNNHIKGNIFRAMGNIATDYLLEMPC; this is encoded by the coding sequence TTGGGTAAAGGGCTGACAAAACGTCTCATGCATTTGCTTGGCAAGGCGATTCATGACTGGCGGATGATCGAAAATAACGACCGGATACTGGTGGGGGTCTCCGGGGGAAAAGACAGTTTAGCCCTTTTCCATCTTCTTGTTTCCCTGAAGAAAAAAGCCCCTGTTACATTTGAACTTGTGCCTGCCTACATAGATCCGGGATTTGACAACTCTTTTGTTAAAGAACTGGCGTCGCATATCAATGAAAGATATAAGGGTGAGCATCAGGGGTTGGTGGTGGAAGAAACAGATTACGGCAGAATTGCCCATTCCGATGAAAACAAGGAAAATCCTTGTTTTTTGTGCAGCAGACTACGGCGTAAACGGCTGTTCGAACTGGCCCGGGAACATGGGTGTAAAAAACTTGCCCTGGGGCACAACAAAGATGATTTGATTGAAACATTGTTCATTAATATTTTTTACGCAGGCAAGATTGGCACAATGAAGCCCAATCAATCATTTTTCGACGGAAATTTTGATATCATCAGGCCTTTGTCATATATTGAAAAACATGAGATTAACAAGTTTGCACAGGGTTGTGATCTGCCTGGATTTGTTAATACATGCCCAAGCGCCGGTTACACGAAAAGGCAGGATGTTGCAGATATGCTCGAAAGAATGTACCGGCAGAACAACCATATAAAAGGGAATATATTCAGGGCAATGGGTAACATCGCCACTGATTATCTTTTAGAGATGCCATGTTGA
- the rpoZ gene encoding DNA-directed RNA polymerase subunit omega — MARVTIEDCLKNVDNRFTLVHLAAKRIRQVREGADFLVPSSKNEDVVTVLREIAANRIVVKKDPEADNE, encoded by the coding sequence GTGGCACGTGTAACCATTGAAGATTGTTTGAAAAATGTAGATAACCGCTTCACGCTTGTACACCTGGCAGCCAAACGGATTCGCCAGGTCAGGGAAGGGGCTGATTTTCTTGTACCCTCCTCTAAAAACGAAGATGTTGTCACCGTTTTGCGTGAAATTGCCGCTAACCGGATCGTTGTCAAGAAAGATCCTGAGGCTGACAACGAATAA
- the greA gene encoding transcription elongation factor GreA, translating into MDQIPVTTQGFAALKKELEKLKTVDRPEIIKAIEVARAHGDLSENAEYHAAKERQSFIEGRIGELSYKIGKAKVIDPNSVPKDVIRFASRVLVENLDTEEEQEYMIVGEDEADIKKGKISVTSPLGSALIGKELGEEAIVQAPGGKRVYEVVGIL; encoded by the coding sequence TTGGACCAGATACCTGTAACGACACAAGGCTTTGCGGCCTTGAAAAAAGAACTGGAAAAACTGAAAACCGTGGATCGTCCTGAGATAATCAAAGCCATTGAAGTGGCCAGGGCACATGGAGACCTGTCTGAGAATGCCGAATATCATGCTGCAAAAGAGCGCCAGTCTTTTATTGAAGGCAGGATCGGTGAACTTTCCTATAAAATCGGAAAGGCCAAAGTAATTGATCCCAACTCTGTACCCAAGGATGTCATTCGGTTTGCCAGTCGGGTTCTTGTGGAGAATCTGGATACCGAAGAAGAACAAGAGTACATGATTGTCGGTGAGGATGAAGCGGATATAAAAAAAGGCAAAATTTCCGTTACGTCACCCCTTGGTTCCGCTCTGATTGGAAAAGAGTTGGGTGAAGAGGCCATAGTTCAGGCACCGGGCGGAAAACGGGTTTATGAAGTCGTTGGTATTCTCTGA
- a CDS encoding phosphatidylserine decarboxylase family protein yields the protein MDNSKWPAKAVLPIAMPGVKYVVAAILVTGMFFYFGFPKTGVLALLLTFFVTWFFRDPERRVPEGKDLLVSPADGKVIVVEPMDRCEYMDEPCQKVSIFMNVFNVHVNRIPFGGIIEKVQYHPGKFVNASFDKASVHNERNALVIKTEDGRRYACVQIAGLIARRIVNCVETQEQVHKGDRYGMIQFGSRLDLYLPRDFDVLVGLGDKTSAGSTVIGRMR from the coding sequence ATGGATAATTCTAAATGGCCGGCAAAGGCAGTGCTTCCCATTGCCATGCCCGGCGTTAAATACGTTGTTGCAGCCATCCTTGTCACGGGGATGTTTTTTTATTTTGGGTTCCCGAAAACGGGTGTGCTTGCGCTGTTGCTTACCTTTTTTGTTACCTGGTTTTTCCGGGACCCGGAACGTCGGGTGCCCGAAGGCAAAGATCTTCTGGTTTCACCGGCAGATGGAAAGGTGATTGTTGTAGAGCCCATGGATCGATGTGAATACATGGATGAGCCCTGTCAGAAGGTCAGTATTTTCATGAATGTATTCAATGTTCATGTCAATCGAATTCCCTTTGGTGGGATAATTGAAAAAGTTCAATATCATCCGGGCAAATTTGTAAACGCATCTTTTGATAAAGCTAGTGTTCACAATGAGCGCAATGCGTTGGTAATAAAAACAGAAGACGGGCGCCGTTATGCGTGTGTTCAGATCGCAGGGTTGATTGCCCGGCGTATTGTCAACTGTGTGGAGACACAGGAGCAAGTTCATAAAGGCGACCGATACGGTATGATTCAGTTTGGATCGCGTTTGGATCTTTATCTGCCCCGGGACTTTGACGTTCTTGTTGGTCTTGGCGATAAAACAAGTGCCGGAAGTACCGTGATCGGCCGGATGCGATAA
- the tsaB gene encoding tRNA (adenosine(37)-N6)-threonylcarbamoyltransferase complex dimerization subunit type 1 TsaB produces MYLFALSTAEQGASMALFEGGNLVFESSLFSRQTHSKGLLPMIEQAVESRDGMSVNRIDGFIAAKGPGSFTGLRIGISMVKGLARAVSKPCAGVSSLDGIAFRFCHSQAPVCVMMDARRNEVYSAVYQFQHGRLIQKGPEMVCLPETAVDQAGPEALFVGSGSKVYREKIAGRTGGRALFSSPAMDGVSASALVVSGMSGVGVFGFEDHPLKPVYLRKSDAQIHFEEKTGA; encoded by the coding sequence ATGTACCTTTTTGCCCTGAGTACGGCAGAGCAGGGCGCAAGCATGGCTCTGTTCGAAGGTGGTAATCTTGTTTTTGAGTCCAGCCTGTTCAGTCGGCAGACCCATTCAAAGGGATTGCTGCCCATGATTGAGCAGGCCGTTGAGAGCAGGGACGGGATGAGCGTCAACCGGATAGATGGATTCATTGCAGCCAAGGGTCCCGGCAGCTTTACCGGGCTTCGCATCGGCATCAGCATGGTTAAGGGGCTGGCCCGGGCGGTATCGAAACCCTGTGCCGGGGTCTCCAGCCTTGACGGTATTGCATTCAGGTTCTGTCATTCACAAGCGCCTGTGTGTGTGATGATGGATGCCCGGCGCAATGAAGTATATTCTGCCGTGTATCAATTCCAACATGGTCGGCTTATTCAAAAGGGGCCGGAAATGGTATGTCTTCCTGAGACTGCCGTTGATCAGGCCGGTCCGGAAGCGCTGTTCGTGGGCTCGGGATCAAAGGTATACCGGGAAAAAATTGCCGGCAGAACAGGGGGCAGGGCTCTGTTTTCTTCCCCGGCCATGGACGGAGTCAGCGCCAGCGCACTGGTGGTTTCCGGGATGTCCGGAGTCGGTGTGTTTGGTTTTGAGGATCATCCCCTGAAACCGGTTTATCTTAGAAAATCCGATGCCCAGATCCATTTCGAAGAGAAAACAGGTGCTTGA
- the lon gene encoding endopeptidase La: protein MAEADIDDLIEIIEKEGNVEEIPKVIPMMPVRDVVVFTDMLLPLFVGREKSIKAIEECVEFDRYVFLSVQKDSEMEKPGPSDVYDVGTIARVQKMIKMPDGRIKALVQGISKAKLIEFVQKRSFFKVRVETVSDVEPDSIDIEIEALMRNVKENSEKLLALKGEFSGDVGDLLSHIDSPGKLADLVASNLNLKVEDAQSLLETTDAVERLTRVNDLLARELDLSTVQAKIQTHVKDEISKNQRDYYLREQVKAIHRELGESDDKIAEIAEFKQKIKKCKLPEECEKEALKQLTRLEQMHFDSSEASVVRTYLDCIVELPWSKTTKDVLDIKKAQEVLDQNHYGLDKAKERILEYLSVRKLNPKKKGQIICFVGPPGVGKTSLGRAISKAMKRKFHRVSLGGIRDEAEIRGHRRTYIGAMPGRILQGLRQCGTKNPVFMLDEIDKLGNDFRGDPSSALLEALDPEQNTEFSDHYLNMPFDLSDVLFVLTANMADTIPSALLDRMELIHLSGYTRQEKVVIAKQHLLPRKLKDNGLIRRAIHFSPNAIESIVSEYTLEAGLRGLERKLDSVCRKIARQIAEGQKGRFAVTCQNLTKYLGPPHYINEMDQEESQVGLATGLAWTEVGGEHLYIETSLFPGKGELQLTGQIGEVMQESARAALTYTKANQAALGINKDDFDANDIHIHVPAGAIPKDGPSAGIAITTALVSAFTGKKVNNKVGMTGEISLRGRVLPIGGLKEKALGALRAGIKTVIIPEKNKKDLHDIPKSVKSKLAFICVKDVREVLDIALEEE from the coding sequence ATGGCAGAAGCAGATATAGATGATCTGATTGAAATAATCGAAAAAGAAGGTAATGTCGAAGAAATTCCAAAGGTGATTCCCATGATGCCGGTCAGGGATGTGGTGGTCTTTACGGATATGCTGCTTCCCTTGTTTGTCGGGCGGGAAAAGTCCATCAAGGCCATTGAAGAGTGTGTGGAATTTGACCGGTATGTCTTTCTGTCGGTCCAGAAAGATTCGGAAATGGAAAAGCCGGGGCCGTCGGATGTCTATGATGTCGGAACCATTGCCCGGGTCCAGAAGATGATCAAAATGCCCGACGGCAGAATCAAGGCATTGGTCCAGGGGATTTCCAAGGCAAAACTTATTGAATTTGTTCAAAAACGTTCTTTTTTTAAGGTCCGGGTGGAGACGGTTTCAGACGTTGAACCTGATTCCATTGATATCGAAATTGAAGCCCTGATGCGTAACGTCAAGGAGAACAGCGAAAAACTTCTGGCCCTCAAGGGGGAGTTTTCCGGTGACGTCGGGGACCTTTTATCTCATATTGACTCCCCGGGAAAGCTTGCGGACCTGGTGGCCTCCAACCTCAATCTCAAGGTCGAGGACGCCCAGTCGCTTTTGGAGACAACGGATGCTGTCGAACGGTTAACCCGGGTCAATGATCTTTTGGCCCGGGAGCTGGATTTGTCTACTGTTCAGGCAAAAATCCAGACCCATGTCAAAGACGAAATTTCAAAAAACCAGAGGGATTATTATCTTCGTGAACAGGTCAAAGCGATCCACCGAGAGCTTGGGGAAAGTGATGACAAGATTGCCGAGATCGCTGAGTTCAAACAGAAAATAAAAAAATGCAAGCTGCCGGAAGAGTGCGAGAAAGAGGCGCTGAAGCAGTTGACCCGTCTCGAGCAGATGCATTTTGATTCTTCCGAAGCCTCTGTGGTCAGAACCTATCTGGATTGCATTGTTGAATTGCCCTGGAGCAAAACCACCAAGGATGTTTTAGACATTAAAAAGGCCCAGGAGGTTTTAGACCAGAATCATTATGGGCTGGACAAGGCCAAGGAACGTATCCTCGAATACTTGAGCGTGCGTAAACTCAATCCAAAGAAAAAGGGGCAGATCATCTGCTTTGTCGGTCCTCCGGGTGTGGGTAAAACCTCCCTTGGCCGGGCCATTTCCAAGGCCATGAAGCGCAAGTTTCACCGGGTCTCTTTGGGTGGGATTCGTGATGAGGCTGAGATCAGGGGGCACAGAAGGACGTATATCGGCGCCATGCCTGGAAGAATTTTACAGGGGCTTCGTCAATGCGGCACAAAAAATCCGGTGTTTATGCTCGATGAAATTGATAAACTGGGAAATGATTTCAGGGGAGACCCGTCATCCGCACTTCTGGAGGCATTGGATCCTGAACAAAACACCGAATTCTCGGATCATTACCTGAATATGCCCTTTGACCTGTCCGATGTGTTGTTTGTTTTGACGGCAAATATGGCCGACACCATTCCTTCGGCCCTGCTTGACAGGATGGAGTTGATCCATCTTAGCGGATACACCCGCCAGGAAAAAGTGGTCATTGCAAAACAGCATCTTTTACCCAGAAAGCTTAAAGACAATGGGCTGATCCGGCGCGCCATTCATTTCAGCCCCAATGCCATAGAGTCCATTGTTTCGGAATATACCCTGGAGGCAGGCCTCAGGGGGCTTGAAAGAAAACTGGATTCGGTGTGTCGTAAAATTGCCCGCCAGATTGCTGAAGGTCAAAAGGGGCGGTTTGCCGTGACCTGCCAGAATTTAACCAAGTACCTTGGGCCGCCGCATTATATAAATGAAATGGATCAGGAAGAGAGTCAGGTGGGGTTGGCCACAGGTCTTGCATGGACCGAAGTGGGCGGCGAGCATCTGTATATCGAAACCTCTTTATTTCCAGGTAAAGGCGAGTTGCAGCTCACAGGCCAGATCGGTGAGGTGATGCAGGAGTCTGCAAGGGCGGCATTGACTTATACCAAAGCCAACCAGGCGGCGCTCGGAATAAATAAAGACGATTTTGACGCCAATGACATCCATATCCATGTCCCCGCCGGTGCCATTCCCAAGGATGGTCCATCGGCCGGCATTGCCATTACTACAGCCCTTGTGTCTGCTTTTACCGGTAAAAAAGTTAACAACAAGGTCGGTATGACCGGTGAGATTTCCCTGCGGGGCAGGGTGTTGCCCATCGGCGGTCTCAAAGAAAAGGCATTGGGCGCTTTAAGGGCGGGTATTAAGACCGTAATTATTCCGGAGAAAAATAAAAAAGATCTCCATGATATCCCGAAATCCGTCAAATCCAAGCTGGCGTTCATCTGTGTGAAGGATGTCAGGGAAGTTCTGGATATTGCTTTGGAAGAGGAATAA
- a CDS encoding prepilin peptidase has product MFSQPIFIAFMAFIFGACIGSFLNVVICRMPQGLSIVSPPSHCPACNHDIPFYLNIPILSYLLLKGKCRFCNTPISIRYPLVELITGILALGLFFKFGPVPATLFYFIFCAVLIAVSFIDIDHQIIPDKLSLPGIIIFSTSFIFVPQMQLDSVIWGILAGGGILYLVALFYYFLRKHEGMGGGDMKLLAMIGAATGVKGVFFTLFTSSVLGTLGGVAAMMLTKQTDTRQAKIPFGPFLSLGAILYIFWGDPLIRWYLNFLG; this is encoded by the coding sequence ATGTTTTCTCAACCCATTTTTATAGCTTTTATGGCCTTTATATTCGGAGCCTGTATCGGCAGCTTCCTTAACGTGGTCATCTGCCGGATGCCCCAAGGGCTTTCCATCGTATCACCGCCGTCCCACTGCCCAGCCTGCAATCATGACATTCCATTTTATCTTAACATTCCGATCCTAAGCTATCTGCTGCTCAAGGGAAAATGCAGGTTCTGCAACACACCCATTTCCATTCGCTACCCCTTGGTGGAACTGATCACCGGAATATTAGCCCTCGGTCTTTTTTTTAAATTCGGGCCGGTGCCCGCCACATTGTTTTATTTTATTTTCTGCGCTGTACTCATTGCCGTCTCCTTTATTGATATAGATCACCAAATCATCCCGGACAAATTATCCCTGCCCGGCATTATCATCTTTTCCACATCTTTTATTTTTGTGCCACAAATGCAGCTTGATTCGGTCATTTGGGGGATTCTGGCAGGCGGCGGCATCTTATACCTTGTGGCCCTTTTCTATTATTTTCTTCGCAAACATGAAGGCATGGGGGGCGGGGACATGAAACTGCTTGCCATGATCGGTGCAGCCACAGGCGTAAAGGGGGTTTTTTTCACATTATTTACAAGCTCGGTTCTAGGCACCCTTGGGGGCGTGGCCGCCATGATGCTGACCAAACAAACCGACACCAGACAGGCAAAAATTCCATTTGGACCGTTTCTTTCCCTGGGGGCTATTCTCTATATTTTCTGGGGAGACCCTTTGATACGCTGGTATTTGAATTTTCTTGGGTAA
- a CDS encoding DsrE family protein, with product MTNNVVIALSCGTNDTNRATRAIHLATIAHKEGKNTSLFLLDEGVYLAKEGIITHVRAATGDVADDLLAYLQAHGVPILVCTPCANARQIKDDDLIEGARMASAAEFINMSCDATVISL from the coding sequence ATGACAAACAATGTTGTAATTGCGTTATCCTGCGGCACCAATGATACCAATCGGGCTACCCGGGCAATTCACCTTGCAACCATAGCTCACAAAGAAGGGAAGAATACCAGTCTTTTTTTGTTGGATGAAGGGGTGTATCTGGCCAAGGAAGGTATCATTACACATGTCAGGGCCGCCACCGGTGATGTGGCCGATGACCTTCTGGCATATCTCCAGGCACATGGTGTGCCGATTTTGGTTTGCACGCCGTGTGCTAACGCCCGGCAGATCAAAGATGACGACCTGATTGAGGGTGCTCGTATGGCGTCAGCGGCCGAATTTATCAACATGTCCTGTGATGCCACGGTTATCAGTTTGTAA
- a CDS encoding peroxiredoxin translates to MPLLGDEFPELNVDTTHGPMSLPKDMKGKWFVLFSHPADFTPVCTTEFAGFQNRVAEFEKMGVQLIGMSVDQVFSHIKWIEWIKEKLDIEITFPVVAANDSVANKLGMLHPGKGSNTVRAVFVVDPESKVRLILYYPQEIGRNMNEIVRATKALITSDQNGVAMPANWPENELLKDRVIIPPPKSQKDAAQRLSQYEGYDWWFCHKSL, encoded by the coding sequence ATGCCCCTGCTTGGAGACGAATTCCCCGAATTAAATGTGGACACCACCCATGGCCCCATGAGCTTGCCCAAAGACATGAAAGGCAAATGGTTTGTCCTCTTCAGCCACCCGGCAGACTTTACCCCGGTGTGCACTACGGAATTTGCCGGGTTTCAAAACCGCGTTGCTGAGTTTGAAAAGATGGGGGTGCAGCTGATCGGCATGTCAGTGGATCAGGTGTTCAGCCACATAAAGTGGATCGAATGGATTAAAGAGAAACTCGACATAGAGATCACCTTCCCTGTTGTTGCCGCCAACGACTCAGTGGCAAACAAACTAGGCATGCTGCATCCGGGCAAAGGTTCAAACACGGTTCGGGCGGTATTTGTGGTTGACCCTGAAAGCAAAGTACGCCTGATCCTGTACTATCCCCAGGAAATTGGGCGGAACATGAATGAGATTGTCCGGGCCACAAAGGCGCTCATCACATCAGATCAGAATGGCGTGGCCATGCCTGCCAACTGGCCGGAAAATGAACTGCTCAAAGACCGGGTAATTATTCCGCCGCCAAAGTCACAAAAGGATGCGGCGCAACGACTGAGCCAATATGAGGGGTATGATTGGTGGTTCTGTCACAAATCACTGTAA
- a CDS encoding rhodanese-like domain-containing protein, translating to MYFNQISVKGLGCQSYCIGCPAAQQMMVVDPKRDIQDYLDIAYQEGMRITHIVNTHLHADHISGDQELSAATGADIYINDSVEISYAHKAIEQGDVFTLGAAKVEVLHTPGHTPNSISLVVTDTGRSEKPEMILTGDLLFVGDIGRPDLPGAEILDEQIENLYDSLYKTLAAFPDYLEVYPAHGEGSLCGRGMSSKKSSTLGYERSANPMLQFDSFEAFKENIMSAFPARPKSFSYIISTNSKGADLLDACTLDKRLTPDQFQELMNEETTLVMDTRDSAAYGGFHIPGSINIGFEKQLANWVGMVIDPGTELLLVVENRDAYDRMLTELHRIGYDAVLGYLSGGINEWLMSGRPVDQLAQISPLQLHKKNSPDGPLILDVRTLAEWNAGHIEHAVHFPLTDILDNKIPKADKGQEIILQCGSGYRSNIAAGFLKDQGFGNIKSLAGGVFAWHNANLPLI from the coding sequence ATGTACTTTAACCAGATTTCAGTGAAAGGCCTTGGGTGCCAGTCCTATTGCATCGGCTGCCCCGCAGCCCAGCAAATGATGGTCGTTGATCCCAAAAGGGACATCCAAGACTATCTGGACATCGCGTACCAGGAAGGTATGCGGATCACCCATATTGTTAATACCCACCTCCATGCGGATCATATTTCAGGAGACCAGGAATTGAGCGCAGCAACGGGTGCGGATATCTATATCAACGACAGCGTGGAAATCAGTTATGCCCACAAGGCAATTGAACAGGGGGACGTTTTCACCCTTGGCGCGGCAAAAGTAGAAGTGCTGCACACACCGGGTCATACACCCAATTCCATCTCCCTGGTCGTCACAGACACAGGGCGCTCGGAAAAACCGGAAATGATTCTGACCGGTGACCTTCTGTTTGTGGGGGATATCGGCCGGCCCGACCTGCCCGGCGCCGAAATTTTGGACGAACAAATCGAAAATCTTTACGACAGTCTGTATAAAACCCTGGCAGCATTCCCCGACTATCTTGAGGTATACCCCGCCCACGGAGAAGGGTCGCTGTGCGGCAGGGGCATGAGTTCAAAAAAAAGCTCCACCCTGGGATATGAACGCAGTGCCAACCCCATGCTGCAGTTTGATTCCTTTGAAGCGTTCAAAGAAAATATTATGTCCGCCTTTCCGGCCCGGCCCAAAAGCTTCTCATATATCATTTCCACGAACAGTAAAGGCGCAGACCTGCTGGATGCCTGCACCCTGGACAAACGCCTGACCCCCGACCAGTTCCAGGAATTAATGAATGAGGAAACCACACTGGTCATGGACACCCGTGACAGCGCGGCCTATGGCGGATTTCACATTCCCGGCAGCATCAATATCGGGTTTGAAAAACAATTGGCCAACTGGGTGGGTATGGTTATTGACCCGGGCACGGAACTGCTGTTGGTGGTGGAAAACCGCGATGCCTACGATCGAATGCTCACCGAACTTCACCGCATTGGATATGACGCAGTTTTAGGATACCTGTCAGGTGGCATAAACGAATGGCTCATGAGCGGCCGCCCCGTAGATCAGCTGGCACAGATATCCCCGCTGCAGCTTCACAAGAAAAATAGCCCCGACGGCCCGCTGATCCTGGATGTCCGCACCCTGGCAGAGTGGAACGCCGGGCATATTGAACACGCCGTTCACTTTCCCTTAACCGATATCTTAGACAATAAAATACCCAAAGCGGACAAGGGCCAGGAAATCATTTTGCAGTGCGGCAGCGGATATCGCTCCAACATCGCAGCCGGTTTCCTGAAAGATCAAGGGTTCGGCAACATAAAATCTCTGGCTGGCGGCGTATTTGCCTGGCACAATGCAAATCTGCCTTTAATTTAA